The genomic stretch AGGTAAATGGGAAATCCACAGGAAAATCTGGTTTAGTTAACCGGGCTGGGACACTCCCTGCCGGCTTTTAATTTTTTTACATTGGGAACATTCGGGAAGTCTGTCAGCCTGTCTATCTGCAGTATGATCCGTTGCCGCAGAGAATCATCGGCAATTGCCAGGAGGTTTATATCCGCTGAAGTTGCATAATTAATCGCGTACGTCATATTTTTCCTTTATCACTGACGCGGGTATTGCCTTCCCTTCAGCATAATCTTTGCGCCCCTGCTCGATTGCTGCCCACTCTTCCTCGTCTAAGGGTTCATCATCGTAAAGGAAAGCCTGAATAGCTCTCACGACAAGCTCCTTCATAGTGGACTTCCCCTCTGCCGCCCTTACACTGAGACAGGTGGAAGAATATGAGATGGCAGCAGAGGAACGGGAGCTCCCGGTGAGAAGCCCAGGACCGTTTTGAGGAGAAGACCGGGATCCTTTCTCCAGGCCCCGGAAAGTGAGGGGAAACCACCTCTCCCACGGATGGCTTGAGAGGAGCTGACAATTAGTATTCAGCCCCGTGGAGCTTTTTTCCCTTAAATTATTAATGCTCTTGAGTATAAAACTTCCAGTTGCCATCGCCCATTGCCTTCAGCAGGGCAAGGGCATCGTGCTTCACTCCCGCCACTACCTCGAAGGTATGGGTGATTCCCAGGCTGGCGAGGTGCTCATGAAATTCACGGTTGGCAGGCAGGGTCGTGTCAAGCGCCCCTATGGCCTGGCGGATCAGGATGGCCGATTGGAGCTTTGCCTTGTTTTCCTCGGCGATGTGCCAGGGGCTCTGCCTGAAAAAATAATCCTGGCTTCCCCCATATATCTTTTGAAGGACAAGTTCCCGGTCCTCTGCACTCTGCGAAGGACCGATCGCACCTGTGAACTCCCTTTGCAGGGGCCCTGCGCCCAGTATCGATACGGCACGAAAAAGACCGGGATACTTGAATCCGAGCCTTGCCGCGCCGTAGCCACCCATGCTGAATCCCTCGATAATCCGGCCTTCACGCCTCCCTATGGTCCGGAATCTTTTATCGATTTCCGGGATGAGCTCCTTGATGAAGATCGTTTCCACCGGCGTCTTCCCGTCGAGGGAATCACTCCACATCCCTCCTCCAAGACCGTTCGGGAATACCACCAGCGCTTCAGGCATCTTCCCCGATTTCATTGCCTCACCGTAATATTCGGCCATAGCGGCAGGTCCCTTTCCGCCGCCGGCACCGTAAACTCCCATGGCACCGCTGAAGGAGCCCCTCCCATGGAGCCAGAAGATCACCGGAAACCTCTTTTTCTGATCCGATTTGTAGCCCGGGGGAAAGAAGATGTGGTAACTGACCTCCTCGCCTGCCGATGCACTGGAAAATATGTGATACTCAAGACCGGGTGCAGTGATTTTTCTTGACAGCCAGCCCACCCTGGGAGCATCCCCGGCCCGGGCAACCTCTATCGGCAGTAGAGAAACACTAAGCATGCACACTGCAAGAATGGTGCAGATCTTCATCAAAATACCCCTTTCACAATGACTTCTATAATGATGGCTTTCCCTCATTGAG from Candidatus Eremiobacterota bacterium encodes the following:
- a CDS encoding alpha/beta hydrolase-fold protein, with protein sequence MKICTILAVCMLSVSLLPIEVARAGDAPRVGWLSRKITAPGLEYHIFSSASAGEEVSYHIFFPPGYKSDQKKRFPVIFWLHGRGSFSGAMGVYGAGGGKGPAAMAEYYGEAMKSGKMPEALVVFPNGLGGGMWSDSLDGKTPVETIFIKELIPEIDKRFRTIGRREGRIIEGFSMGGYGAARLGFKYPGLFRAVSILGAGPLQREFTGAIGPSQSAEDRELVLQKIYGGSQDYFFRQSPWHIAEENKAKLQSAILIRQAIGALDTTLPANREFHEHLASLGITHTFEVVAGVKHDALALLKAMGDGNWKFYTQEH